In Bacillota bacterium, the DNA window CCGCGCGCTGGAACTCGCGCGCGAGGCCGGCGCCTGGCTCAGCTATGACCCGAACCTGCGACTGCGGCTGTGGCCGCTGAAGCGGGCCCGGGGCCTCATCATCGAGGCCATACGGCATGCAGACATCGTCTTGCCGAATATCGAGGAAGCTCGTGCCATCAGCGGGATGAACGATCCAGAGGCCAACCTGGACTACCTGCTGGGCAGGGGTCCCCGGATCGTGGCTCTCAAGCTGGGGGAACACGGCTGCCTGGTGGGCACGGCGGACGGAGCCCGAGTACATGCGCCGGCCGTCCGCGTCCCGGTGGTCGATACGGGGGGCGCGGGGGACACATTTGACGCGGCTTTTGCCATCGGTCTGGTTTCGGGGCACAGCCTGGAATGGACGACGCGGTTCGCGGCCGCTGCGGCTGCGCTGACCACAACGGGTAAGGGGTGTGTGACCCCAATCCCCCGCCGGGAAGCCGTCCTGCAGCTTATGGCCGGCGGGAGTGGCCTCTGAACTACCGCCCCTATCCTACCAAATGGCGGTGATGTACGGTCATCGTGCTGGGCCGCCCGGTCGACCGCGTGGTAGGCCGCGCAAAGCGGTGCCCTGAACCTATTCGCGCCGGCCGCGCAAACTAACCCCGGAAGCGACGTTGACGGGGGTCGGTGCGGTGGAACTCGGCCTGATCGGCCTGGGCCGGATGGGCTTCAACCTGGNNNNNNNNNNNNNNNNNNNNNNNNNNNNNNNNNNNNNNNNNNNNNNNNNNNNNNNNNNNNNNNNNNNNNNNNNNNNNNNNNNNNNNNNNNNNNNNNNNNNCCGCGCAAAGCGGTGCCCTGAACCTATTCGCGCCGGCCGCGCAAACTAACCCCGGAAGCGACGTTGACGGGGGTCGGTGCGGTGGAACTCGGCCTGATCGGCCTGGGCCGGATGGGCTTCAACCTGGCGCGGAACCTCAAGGACCACGGCCACCGGGTGGTGGCGTACAACCGATCCCCGGACAAGGTGCGGCAGGCCGAATCCGAGGGAATGGAGGGAGCGTACACCCTCGAGCACCTCGCCTCCCGGCTCGAGTCGCCGCGCCACGTCTGGCTGATGCTGCCGGCCGGCAGACCCGTCGACGACACCATCGACACCCTGCTGCCTCTCTTGCAGCCCGGTGACGTGATCCTCGACGGCGGCAACTCCCACTGGCAGGACACGCTGCGCCGGGCCGAACGGCTCCGGGCGCACGGCCTGCACCTGGTCGACGTCGGCACCAGCGGCGGCATCGAGGGGGCCCGCCACGGCGCCTGCACGATGGTGGGCGCGGACGACGCGCTCTTCGCCCGCCTCGAACCCGTCTTCCGCGACATCAGTGTGCCCGGCGGCTGCCTCCACGCCGGCCCGGTCGGCAGCGGGCACTTCGCCAAGATGGTTCACAACGGGATCGAGTACGGCATGCTCCAGGCAATCGGCGAGGGGTTCGAGGTCCTCTCAAAGGCCCCGTTCCCCTTCGATCTGCGAGCGGTGGCGGCGGTCTGGTCCCATGGCTCGGTCATCCGGGGCTGGCTGATGGAGCTTACCGAGCGTGCCCTGGCGCGGGACCCCCGCCTTGCAAGCGTCGCCGGGGTCGTGCATCACTCCGGCGAGGGCCGGTGGACCGCCGAGGCAGCCCTGGCCCTCGGGGTGCCGGCCCCGGTCATCGCCACGTCCGTGTTCATGCGCTATCGGTCCGAACAGGCGCAAAGCTTTGCCGCGAGGCTGGTCGCCGCCCTGCGCCGCGAGTTCGGCGGCCACCCGGTCGAACCCGGGGTGGCCGGGTCGTGACGGACGACCACGCTGTGGTGCTCGTTCTCTTCGGAGCCACCGGGCACCTCGCCCGAGCAAAGCTCTATCCTGCGCTCTTCCGGCTCCTCCAGCAGGAGCTTTTGCCGGAGCGATTCTCACTCGTCGGTGTCGGGCGCCGCGACCTTGGCGACGAGGGACTCAGGAACTTGGTTCGGCAGAGCGTGCTCGACCGAAGGGGTGAGGCGTTCGACGAGGCAACCTGGGCGCGCTTTGCGACAGGCTTGAACTACGCGCGGATGGACGTTCGTTCGGCCGAGGGCTACGCGGCGCTGGCTGCCCGGTTCAGCACGCAGGACGGCCACGCCGCGGCTCCGGTGGGACACCTTTACTATCTGGCGGTGGCGCCCGAACTCTTCGAGCCCATCGTTCATCGCTTGCGCGCCGCCGGGCTGGTGCCTGGCAAAGGGCCGGGGTGGTCGCGGGTCATGCTGGAAAAGCCGTTCGGGTGGGACCTCGCCTCGGCTCGCCGCCTCAACGACCGGCTGCTCGAGGTGTTCAGAGAGGAGCAAATCTACCGCATCGACCACTACCTGGGCAAGGAAATGGTGCAGAACATCACCGTGATCCGGTTCGCCAACACGCTCTTCGAGCCGCTGTGGAACCGCCACCACGTCGCGAACGTTCAAATCACGGTGAGCGAGACCGCGGGCGTGGGAGAGCGAGGCGGCTACTACGACCGGGCGGGGGCTCTGCGGGACATGGTCCAGAATCACCTGCTGCAGATGCTGGCCCTCACGGCCATGGAGCCGCCCGCCCGATACCAGACCGAGGCCATCCGGGACGAGAAGGTGCGGGTGCTGCGGGCGCTCCGGCCGCTGGACGGGGAGGCCGTCCGTCGCCAGGCGGTGCGAGGTCAATACGGGCCGGGCCGGGTGGCGGGCCTTTTCGTCCCGGGTTACCGGGAGGAGCCGGGGGTGCGGCCGGACTCCGAAACCGAAACGTTCGTGGCGCTGAAGGTGTACGTGGACAACGAGCGGTGGACGGGCGTCCCCTTCTACCTGCGCACCGGGAAGCGCCTTCCGGTGAAGGCGACGGAGGTGAGCGTTCAGTTTCGCCCGGTCCCTGCCGTTTTCAACCTCTTCGAAAACGGGCCGCCAGTTCCCAACCGGCTCGTCATCCGTATCGATCCCCTGGAGGGGCTCTACCTCCGGATAAACGCGAAAGAGCCCGGCAGCAGCACGGGCCGGATGGTCCCCGTGGCCCTCGACTTCTGCCAGAACTGCGGCACCGGCCTGGGGACGCCCGAGGCGTACGAACGCCTGCTCCTGGACGCCATCCGGGGGGACGGCACGCACTTCACGCGATGGGACGAGGTCGAATTGGCGTGGCAGTTCGTCGATCCCATCGCCGAGGCGTGGGCGGACAGCCCCGCCGCGTTCCCCAACTACGCTGCCGGGACGTGGGGCCCTCAAGAGGCCTGGCGCGTGCCCCAACAGGACGGGTTCGGCTGGTGGCCGCCCCAGGTGGAAGCGCGTGATGTCGAAGCCACGAATGCGCCCGTTCCCGTGCGAAGCGGCACCGCGGCGGAGACGTGATGGGCCGCATCTTCGACGTGTCGATGCCTGTTTTCCCGGGGATGGCGGTCCACGCAAACCGGGAGGAGAAGCGCCCGGTTTTCGCCGTGAGCCGCGACTTCGACCCGAAGGGCGCCGGAGTACGGGAGAGCCGCGTCTGCCTGGACACGCACACGGGCACTCACATCGACGCTCCACTGCACGTTTTTCCCCATGGTGCCGGCGTGCACCGCATCGCACTGGATGCCCTGGTCGGGCCGTGTCGCGTGCTGGACCTCACCGCCATCGCCGGCGCGATCCGGCCGGGAGACCTCGCCCCGCACGGGCTGGCGGCCGGAGAGTTCGTGCTGCTCAAGACCCGAAACTCGCTGGAAGAAGGGTTCAGCGCGAGCTTCGTCTACGTGTCGGCCGATGCGGCGGTGTTTTTAGCCGATTGCGGCGTACGCGGCGTTGGCATCGACGCCCTCGGGATCGAACGGGGGCAACCGGGCCATCCCACGCACAGGACCTTGCTGGGCCGGGGAGTCGTCGTGCTGGAAGGGCTGCGGCTCGCCAGGGTCCCACCAGGGCGCTACCGGCTCGTGGCCCTTCCGCTACCTCTCGTGGGCCTGGACGCAGCCCCGGCACGGGTCGTGCTCCTGGACGACTAGTGGCTGTTGCACTGAATGTGAAGTATCCGCTTACCGCGTACAGTCCTGTTGGGACCGGCGTTTAGACTTCCGGCGTCGCTGCGGTAGAATGGACGTCGTGGGGAGGGTAGGGTTGGATCGTCCCGCCATGGACAGCGCCTCAGACAAAGCCGGATCTGCTTCGTTACCGCAACAAGCCCCACAGCCATCACGAGAGATAAGCTGGCAGCCGGGCCGCTCCTGGATGAACGTCTTCGGTCCCCGAGGCGAACCGATCGTCCTCCTCGTTCTGGCTATAGCCGTCGGCGTCATCGGTGGCCTTGGCGCCATTGTGTTCCGCTGGATGATTCGCTTCTTCACGGCGCTGTTCAGCAGCCCGGCCGGCTCGCCCTGGCTGGGAGCGCCAGGCGCAGGTGGGTCATCCGACGTCGCCCGCATCGCCCTGGCGCTGGCCGCCCCCGCCGTGGGCCTGGTGATCGTGGGGGCCATCGCTCGCTACCTGGCCCCCGAAGTAAAGGGGCACGGCGTCCCTCAGATCCTTGAGGCTCTGGCACTGCGGGGTGGCCGCATTCGCCCGCGGGTCGCGGGGTTTGGGATCCTCTCACCGGCCATCACCATCGGTAGCGGCGGGTCAGTGGGGCAGGAGGGGCCGATCGCCCTCATCGGCGCTTCGTTTGGTTCCGTGGTCGGGCAACTCTTGCGCCTGCCTGACCGGTACATTGCGGTCTTGCTGGCGTGCGGGTCGGCGGCCGGCATTGCCGCCACTTTCAACGCGCCGATTGCCGGGGCGTTCTTCGGCCTCGAGGTCGTCCTGGGCAGCTACGCCATGGGTGCGGTGGTGCCGGTGCTCGTGGCGGCCGTCACCGGCTCCGCCACCTTTTCCGCGATCATGGGCAACGAGCTCGTACTGCCCGCCCCTTCCTACGTGATGGCGCGACCGGTTCTGCTGCTCCCGGTGCTGGTCCTCGGGGTGCTGACCGGCTTGGTCGGTGTCACCTATACGCGGGGTCTCGAGCGGGTGGAGACGCTCTCAGAGCGCTGGCGAGCGCCGTTCTGGCTGAAGGCAGCAGCGGGCGGCCTGGTGCTCGGAGCCATCGGGCTGTTCTTCCCCCAGGCCCTCCGGGTGGGGTACGACGTCATGAGCCAGGCCGTGCGCGGCGAGTTATCCCTCGCCACCATGGCGGAACTGCTGGTGGCCAAGTACGCGGCAACTCTGGTGACGATCGGTTCGGGCGGCTCCGGCGGGGTCTTCGCACCCTCCCTCTATCTGGGCACGATGGTGGGCGGGTTGTTCGGCGCTGTCCTGGATCGGTGGGCGCCCGGGCTCTTCATCCAGGGCAGCCCGTACGCGGTCGTGGGGATGGGCGCCATCTTCGCCGGGTCGGCGCAGGCGCCGCTAACGGCGATTACCATCATCCTGGAGATGACCGGGGACTGGGGCCTGACGCTGGGCGTGATGGGCGCGTGCGCCATCAGCTACTTCGTGCACGGATCGCTGAGCCGGGATTCGATGTACACGGTGCGCCTGAGCAAGCGCGGAATCATCATCGTCCGGGGAAGCGAGGTCCGACCCACGGAGAGGGTCACCGTAGCGGCTGCCATGGCGCCAATCAGAGGTACCATTCGCCGGGATGAATCCGTTGGTAAAGCTTACCGGCGGCTCATCCAGGAAGACCACGAGCCTCTGCTGGTCGTCGACGACGACGGGCGCCTCGTCGGAGTCGTTTCGCTGTCCGATCTGCGAGCGCTGCCAGGTGTTTCTTCCAGTGAAACGCCCGTGGGCGCCGTGGCTCGCACGAGCGTCATCACAGTCTACCCGGACGATACGCTGGAGCGGGCCATGCGACGGTTTGCGGTCTACGGTTTGGCGATGCTGCCGGTCGTCTCGCCCGAGGACCCCCGGCGGCTGGTGGGGCGGTTGCGGCGTTCGGACGTGCTTCGCGCTTACCACGTCTACACCCTGCACGCGTCCGAGGTGGCGGTGCGCATCGACTTCCTGCGAGACGCCCACCGCGACCAGGGGGCTTTCAGGGAGGTCCTGCTGCCCGAAGGATCGCCCGTTGTGGGGCGGCGTCTGGCTGAGGTGCGGCTCCCGGCGGAGTGTGTGGTTGTGACTGTCCGGCGGGGCCGAGAAGTGCTCGTCCCGCACGGGGATACCGAGCTTTGCGCCGGTGACCGCATCCTGATCTTTGCCGTCCCGGCCGAACAGGCCGACGCCATCTCCACCTGGCTGAGCGGTGCGGTAGATGTCAGGGTCAGGCGGACGCCGTCGTTCATATCGTCGCCGTCTTGAGGGCGAAGCGTTGGGCCGCTTCGCGCTCGAGCAATGCTCATCACTTCGACTCCGTTGGGGTTTGGCCGCCCCGTGAACCCGCTAAGAGCGCCACTGGCCGGGCCAAAGGGAGCACGAGCAGGCCCAGAAAAGCCAGCGCGTTGATGGCGGAGCCGGCTGCAAACGGCAGCAGTTCCCTGGTAACATACAGAGTGCCGCCCGCGACCGGCCCGAGTATGCGTCCCAACGAATCCATCGAACTCAGCGCCCCGATGGCCAGCCCATGCCCGACCCGCGCCCGCTGTGACACGAGCGATGTCAGGGCGGGCCGGATGAAGCCGTGGCCCGCGGCAAACAGGCTGATGGCCGCCGTCGCGATCGCCGGAGACGGCGCAACGGCGAGGCCCGCCATCCCCGCCCCGCTGGTCAGCAATCCGCCGAGGATCATCCCGTACTCCCCGACGGCCCGCTTCATCCGGCCTACCAGCCCACCCTGTACGGCGGCCCCGACCAGGCCCATAACGGCGTAGATATACCCCACCGAGCGCTGGGTCAACCCGAAACGGTCGTTGGCCAGGAAAGGGAATGCCGTCTCCAGCCCTGCCAGCGAAAACGTGACCAGGAAGCCCACCAGATACAGTATCGCTGCCTCACCGCGAATGGCGGCCCACCGGGAGCCCCTGGCTGCCTGCGTTGTCTCTCCCCCGTCCCGCCGCAGGGACTCGGGCAGCATCCAGCCCACAAGCGCCAGGGTAACGAGGGACAACGCGGCGGCCGCCGCGAACGGCAGCCGGATGTTGATCTCGCCGAGCACCCCTCCGACGAAGGGGCCGAAGATGACGCCCAGCCCGAACGCGGCGCCCACGACGCCCATTCCCCGGGTCCGGTCTTCCTCGGTGGTGGTGTCGGCGATGATCGCCAGGGCGGTCGGCAGGGTGGCCGAGGAGAGCACGCCGGCCAGCGTGCGCGTCACGAACAGCGCCGGAATCGACCGCGCCAGCCCGAACAGGGCCATGGAAACAGCGTAGCCGGCCAGCCCCATCATGAGAACCGGCTTGCGTCCCATCCGGTCCGACAACCGGCCCCACATGGGGCTGAACACGAACTGCGCAAGGGAGAAGCTTGCTATCAGCCACCCCATGGTGCGGCTGGTCGCGCCGAACGTGCGGACGTAGTACGGTTCGACGGGGAACAGCATGGCGAAGCCGACCATCACGATGAAGAGTGTGGCAAAGAGGATTCCCAGAACGCGTCTGCGCACGGTTCGGCACCTCCGTTTCCATCGGGCGGTCTGATGCGCTTGCCGTGGCACTATAACCGCGCAGCCCCGGTCAGTCAATCGCGACGGTGACCGTCCTGGTGCATCGGTGGGCATTGCGCCGTTGGGCTCAGGCGCCCGCCGCTCGCCCCCGTCAGCCGAGCGCCAGCGCCACCAGACCCAGCATCATGACCCCACCGGCCAGGAGGCGCTGCCGGCTGTGCCCCTCGCCGAGCCACCGGGTCCCAAGGAAGGTGCCGATGAGGATGCTGATCTCCCGGGCTGGCGCGATGTAGCTCACGGGCGTGAAGGACATGGCGGTGAGCACGAGGATGTACGAAAGCGGGGTTAGGGCGGCGATGGCGAGTGCCTCGGACCGGTGGGTGCGCCACTCGACCTGCACGCGATCCCAGCGGGTCAAGGCGTAAGGGGTGAGCAGGGTCGCCCTGCCCAGGTTGGCGGACCAGTCCAGCAATACCGGCGAGATTGCCAGGGAGCTGACGGCATACTTGTCCAACAGCGTGTAAGACGCGATCAGCGCGCCCACCAGGACGCCGTATGCCAGGCCCGTTCGAACGCGCGCCGTGACATTGCCGCCATTCCAGGATATGGCGAACGCTCCGAGTACAATCAGCGCAGCGCCCAGCAGCGCAAGCGCCGTGGGGCGTTCCCCGAAAAAGGCGATGGCGGCCGCCGTGGCAAGCATCGGGCCGGTGCTCCGTGCGAGGGGATACACGAGGGAAAGATCGCCGAACCGGTAGCCCCGCTGCAGCATGACGAAGTAGGTCAGGTGCAGCACCCCGCTGCCCGCCATGAAGGTGAGCTCCACCCGGCCGATATGTGGCTGCTTCAACATCAGGACAGTCGCCGCGACGGGGGCGTAGAGCGCCGCGGACAGGGCTGCGAAAAGCCACACGAACACCGTACCGCTCCCTGTCCGCTTGGCCAGGAAGTTCCACGTGGCGTGGACGAAGGCCGCACCGAGAACGAGTGCGATGGCTAGAAGAGTCAAAATGGCCCCCTGTTCGCGATGATTGTGCCCAGCGAGGACGGCTGGCCTCTCGGCCTTTAGGCTACCAGGATCGCGGAGGAGGGGATAGCGGAGCGGCGTCGAGGCGGTGGAGACCCGGCTGCCGGCGGTGGTGACCGTTGTTTAGACCATCAACAAAGCGTGGCGAGCCTCCCTGCCCTCCGTGCTTCGGCCCCTCCGTTACCAGCCCATCACCTGGACGCTGCGGCTGGGTGTCACCTGACCATCATCGACCCGGAGGCCTGCCGCTCGTGCAGCAGTCCCTGCCTGTGGTTGTGCCCGGCGGCGATCCAGCGTGCGCTGGATCTACCCGACGGGTGGCTGTGGCGTCGCAAAAAGATGGGAGCCGCCCCGTCCAGGACTGACCGCACATCCGTCGAACTGGGGCTCTGGTCATGGGCGGGTACGAGGGGATCCAGGGCATGCGGGTCGAACACATCCTCTTAGGGGCGGCGCTCCTGTTGCTGGCGAGCCTTGCTGCCAGCAAGGGCGCCGGCCGCCTCGGCGTGCCGGCCCTCGTGCTCTTTCTCGGGGTCGGCATGCTGGCCGGGTCGGACGGACCCGGGGGGCTCTATTTCGACGATCCATGGCTCGCACAGGTCCTCGGGGTGGCCGCTCTCGTGGTCATCCTGTTCGCCGGTGGCCTGCACACGGAGTGGCGCCAGGTCCGGCCCGTGTTGTGGCCGGCGGTCCTCCTGGCCACCGTCGGCGTGGTTATCACGGCCGTGCTGGTTGGCGCTTTCGGCGCCGCCGTGCTTGGCTTTCGCCCGCTCGAGGCGCTGCTGCTCGGCTCGGTCATCTCGTCCACCGATGCGGCGGCCGTGTTCGCCGTGCTGCGCTCCCGCCGGGCCGCGTTGAAGGGCCGGCTCCGGCCGCTGCTCGAACTGGAGTCGGGCACCAACGATCCCCTGGCCGTCCTGCTCACGCTTGGCCTGATCCACATGATCAGCCAGGAGGGGGCTCGCGCCAGCGACCTGGTCGGCCTGTTCGCCGTTCAGATGGCGGTGGGAGGCGCTCTGGGATACAGCCTGGGGCGGGTCATGGTGGAGCTTTTGCGGCGGGTCCACTTCGAGTCCGACGCCCTCTACCCAGTCATGTCCCTGGCGCTGGTCTTTGCCGTGTACGGGATCACCGCGTCGGCCTGGGGTAGCGGTTTTCTCGCCGTGTACATCGCAGGGCTGGTGGTCGGCAACTCCAGCTTCGTTCACCGTCGCAACCTCATGCGGTTCCACGACTCCACGGCGTGGCTTGCCCAAATCCTGATGTTTCTGACGCTTGGCCTTCTCGTCTTTCCAACACAGGTAGCACGGGTAACGGGGCTGGGACTGGCGGTGGCCGCGTTTCTCATGCTGGTGGCCCGGCCCGCCGCGGTGCTGGCCATCCTGCCTTTCTTCAGGGCCAGCCTGGCGGAGATGCTGCTGGTTTCCTGGGTGGGGCTGCGAGGGGCGGTTCCCATCATTCTGGCCA includes these proteins:
- a CDS encoding sugar kinase, which produces MPGSEPAPLILSMGEPMVEFTAVERGPLKDAATFARGFGGDTSNFAVAVARLGGQAAYLCRIGDDEFGQALMDLWAREGVDTSRVRVVPGGYTGVYFMSWRPDGVHDFAYVRRGSAASTLSPEDLSPEQFRGVRLFHTSGITQAISTSACDAVFRALELAREAGAWLSYDPNLRLRLWPLKRARGLIIEAIRHADIVLPNIEEARAISGMNDPEANLDYLLGRGPRIVALKLGEHGCLVGTADGARVHAPAVRVPVVDTGGAGDTFDAAFAIGLVSGHSLEWTTRFAAAAAALTTTGKGCVTPIPRREAVLQLMAGGSGL
- the gnd gene encoding phosphogluconate dehydrogenase (NAD(+)-dependent, decarboxylating), which produces MELGLIGLGRMGFNLARNLKDHGHRVVAYNRSPDKVRQAESEGMEGAYTLEHLASRLESPRHVWLMLPAGRPVDDTIDTLLPLLQPGDVILDGGNSHWQDTLRRAERLRAHGLHLVDVGTSGGIEGARHGACTMVGADDALFARLEPVFRDISVPGGCLHAGPVGSGHFAKMVHNGIEYGMLQAIGEGFEVLSKAPFPFDLRAVAAVWSHGSVIRGWLMELTERALARDPRLASVAGVVHHSGEGRWTAEAALALGVPAPVIATSVFMRYRSEQAQSFAARLVAALRREFGGHPVEPGVAGS
- the zwf gene encoding glucose-6-phosphate dehydrogenase → MTDDHAVVLVLFGATGHLARAKLYPALFRLLQQELLPERFSLVGVGRRDLGDEGLRNLVRQSVLDRRGEAFDEATWARFATGLNYARMDVRSAEGYAALAARFSTQDGHAAAPVGHLYYLAVAPELFEPIVHRLRAAGLVPGKGPGWSRVMLEKPFGWDLASARRLNDRLLEVFREEQIYRIDHYLGKEMVQNITVIRFANTLFEPLWNRHHVANVQITVSETAGVGERGGYYDRAGALRDMVQNHLLQMLALTAMEPPARYQTEAIRDEKVRVLRALRPLDGEAVRRQAVRGQYGPGRVAGLFVPGYREEPGVRPDSETETFVALKVYVDNERWTGVPFYLRTGKRLPVKATEVSVQFRPVPAVFNLFENGPPVPNRLVIRIDPLEGLYLRINAKEPGSSTGRMVPVALDFCQNCGTGLGTPEAYERLLLDAIRGDGTHFTRWDEVELAWQFVDPIAEAWADSPAAFPNYAAGTWGPQEAWRVPQQDGFGWWPPQVEARDVEATNAPVPVRSGTAAET
- a CDS encoding cyclase family protein, which codes for MGRIFDVSMPVFPGMAVHANREEKRPVFAVSRDFDPKGAGVRESRVCLDTHTGTHIDAPLHVFPHGAGVHRIALDALVGPCRVLDLTAIAGAIRPGDLAPHGLAAGEFVLLKTRNSLEEGFSASFVYVSADAAVFLADCGVRGVGIDALGIERGQPGHPTHRTLLGRGVVVLEGLRLARVPPGRYRLVALPLPLVGLDAAPARVVLLDD
- a CDS encoding chloride channel protein, translating into MNVFGPRGEPIVLLVLAIAVGVIGGLGAIVFRWMIRFFTALFSSPAGSPWLGAPGAGGSSDVARIALALAAPAVGLVIVGAIARYLAPEVKGHGVPQILEALALRGGRIRPRVAGFGILSPAITIGSGGSVGQEGPIALIGASFGSVVGQLLRLPDRYIAVLLACGSAAGIAATFNAPIAGAFFGLEVVLGSYAMGAVVPVLVAAVTGSATFSAIMGNELVLPAPSYVMARPVLLLPVLVLGVLTGLVGVTYTRGLERVETLSERWRAPFWLKAAAGGLVLGAIGLFFPQALRVGYDVMSQAVRGELSLATMAELLVAKYAATLVTIGSGGSGGVFAPSLYLGTMVGGLFGAVLDRWAPGLFIQGSPYAVVGMGAIFAGSAQAPLTAITIILEMTGDWGLTLGVMGACAISYFVHGSLSRDSMYTVRLSKRGIIIVRGSEVRPTERVTVAAAMAPIRGTIRRDESVGKAYRRLIQEDHEPLLVVDDDGRLVGVVSLSDLRALPGVSSSETPVGAVARTSVITVYPDDTLERAMRRFAVYGLAMLPVVSPEDPRRLVGRLRRSDVLRAYHVYTLHASEVAVRIDFLRDAHRDQGAFREVLLPEGSPVVGRRLAEVRLPAECVVVTVRRGREVLVPHGDTELCAGDRILIFAVPAEQADAISTWLSGAVDVRVRRTPSFISSPS
- a CDS encoding MFS transporter, which encodes MPTDAPGRSPSRLTDRGCAVIVPRQAHQTARWKRRCRTVRRRVLGILFATLFIVMVGFAMLFPVEPYYVRTFGATSRTMGWLIASFSLAQFVFSPMWGRLSDRMGRKPVLMMGLAGYAVSMALFGLARSIPALFVTRTLAGVLSSATLPTALAIIADTTTEEDRTRGMGVVGAAFGLGVIFGPFVGGVLGEINIRLPFAAAAALSLVTLALVGWMLPESLRRDGGETTQAARGSRWAAIRGEAAILYLVGFLVTFSLAGLETAFPFLANDRFGLTQRSVGYIYAVMGLVGAAVQGGLVGRMKRAVGEYGMILGGLLTSGAGMAGLAVAPSPAIATAAISLFAAGHGFIRPALTSLVSQRARVGHGLAIGALSSMDSLGRILGPVAGGTLYVTRELLPFAAGSAINALAFLGLLVLPLARPVALLAGSRGGQTPTESK
- a CDS encoding DMT family transporter, with translation MTLLAIALVLGAAFVHATWNFLAKRTGSGTVFVWLFAALSAALYAPVAATVLMLKQPHIGRVELTFMAGSGVLHLTYFVMLQRGYRFGDLSLVYPLARSTGPMLATAAAIAFFGERPTALALLGAALIVLGAFAISWNGGNVTARVRTGLAYGVLVGALIASYTLLDKYAVSSLAISPVLLDWSANLGRATLLTPYALTRWDRVQVEWRTHRSEALAIAALTPLSYILVLTAMSFTPVSYIAPAREISILIGTFLGTRWLGEGHSRQRLLAGGVMMLGLVALALG
- a CDS encoding potassium/proton antiporter, producing MGGYEGIQGMRVEHILLGAALLLLASLAASKGAGRLGVPALVLFLGVGMLAGSDGPGGLYFDDPWLAQVLGVAALVVILFAGGLHTEWRQVRPVLWPAVLLATVGVVITAVLVGAFGAAVLGFRPLEALLLGSVISSTDAAAVFAVLRSRRAALKGRLRPLLELESGTNDPLAVLLTLGLIHMISQEGARASDLVGLFAVQMAVGGALGYSLGRVMVELLRRVHFESDALYPVMSLALVFAVYGITASAWGSGFLAVYIAGLVVGNSSFVHRRNLMRFHDSTAWLAQILMFLTLGLLVFPTQVARVTGLGLAVAAFLMLVARPAAVLAILPFFRASLAEMLLVSWVGLRGAVPIILATLPRLAGIAEAQLIFNVVFFVVLTSALLQGTSIPYVARWLGVAAEAPPERRPPLELAAPENVHSDLIELIIPPESPAAGQPIAQLGLPAGALVVLVGRDNAYRVPSGSTTVHQGDILLILGHKAQLDEVRLRLGIQEEEPV